CCTCCCCTCAAACTCCGGGTGCGGGGTCCACTTCCGGCCAACGCACGTGGATTGTCACCAAGGCAACAGGCGAGCTGAATACGGTTCCGTCTTTGCGCGAGGCCCTGCTCAAAGCAGCACCGGGCGATCTGATCCTCGTCCGTGAAGCCAAAATTAGCGAACCGCCGCTGCGCTTGGACCGCCAACGCCACAAAAATATCACCATTCGCGGCGGCCTTCCGGGAGATACCTATCCCGTTTGGGAAGCCACCGGCGGCGGCAAACCCATGCTGGAAATCTCCGGCGTCGAAGGAGTCCAACTGCAAAAGCTCGTGCTCGACGGTGCAGACCTGGCGGCGAATGGAGTGTTCCTGAGCGGTATCGTTCCGGGAGTCGTCCTGGAACAGATCACCTTGCAGCGCTGTTCCTTGGCGGCTGTGCGCTGTCAAAACGTCACGGGAAGTGCGGAGCAACCGGTTCACATCCGCCAAGTCCGCTTTTTGCTGCACAAGCCGGAACAGATCGGGGTCCATTTGGCTGCCCTCAACGCCAGCACGCAACACCTCCAGATCACCGACTGCCGCTTCGAGGGGAATAACAACTCCGTGGGTATCCGCCTGGAGGGCAACAGCCAGAATGTTCTCATCAGCGACGGGCGGTTTTTCCAGATCCGCAGTGCGCTGAAGCTGGGTCCTGTCCCCCTGAAAGGGGCCTGTCAGGGAACATTTCAGCGTAATGTCCTCGCAAATTGTGCCGAGGGACTGGTGTGGGATCGGCAGGTGCCCAAGGCCGCCAGTGGCGTTAAGGAAACGCCAGGGAAATATAGCTGGCAGATCAACGGAAATTACTTCTTCTCGGTCCGGGAAATCGGCAAGGGCGAGGGCGGGGGCGGCCCGCTGGAGGGGCTACAAATCCGAGACAACGCTCGGGCGCCGGGTTGCGGGGAAGGCAATCTCGGTTGGCAGATTCCCGAACGCGCTTTACCACAACCGCTCAAGACCGATCCGAACGACGACGCTACCTTTCTCCGCCTCCCACCACAGGCGCAATTGCTAGGGAGCAAATAGATTCTTCGGTCCCGCTGTCCCTGTGCTGGCATGATCGTATTAGACTCTCACGGCAGCTTCAGGGCAGCAGGACCGTTTCCACCTCCCCCGGCAGGAGGGCCTTAGGGCAGCAGAGCGGTCGTTTCCGCGAAGCCGAACATGCGGTTGAAGTTTTGCACGGCCACTCCGCTCGCTCCGCGGACCAGATTGTCCTCCGCCGTCACGATCACCAGGCGGCCTCCGCGCACCGGCTGGAGGAAGATGTCCAGGAAGTTGCTATGGGCCGTGTCCTTCGTTGCGGGCGGTTGCTGTCGCAGGCGGATGAAAGGCAGCTCCCGGTAGTAACTGCGGTATAGCTCCTGGAGCTGCGAGAGCGTGATAGGCCGCGTCGGCACAGCGTAAATCGTGCTCAGGATGCCGCGGTCCATCGGAATTAAGTGCGGCGTGAAAACCACAGTCACGCTCTGCCCGGCCAAGTCGCTGAGCACCTGTTCGATTTCTGGTGTGTGGCGGTGGACGCCGATGCCGTAGGCGGACACGCTTTCGTTGCATTCGGGAAAGTGGAAGGTCAGCTTGGGCGTGCGTCCGCCCCCGCTTACCCCGCTTTTGCTGTCAATGATGATGCTGGTCAGGTCGATCCAGCGTTCGGCCACCAGAGGAGCTAGTCCCAGAATTGCCGTTTGCGGATAACAACCAGGGTTGGCAATCAAGCGGGCTTGGGGAATCCGGTCGCCATAGATTTCCGGCAGGCCGTAAACTGCATGTTCCAGGTTCCGCAGATCGTGGTGCGGTTCCTTATACCACTGTTCGTACACGGCCGGGTCTCGCAGGCGATAGTCGGCACTGAGATCGATCACCCGAATCCCCCGCTCCAGCAGAGGAGGTATGGATTCCATGCTGGCCCCGTGCGGCAGGCAACTGAAAGCCGCTTCCACACCTTGAGCAACCAAGGCGTCCGGATCAAACGGTTCGCACATCCGTTCCAAGCGGCCATAGAGAAAGGGGTGCAGATCGGCGATTGATTCCTTCTGGCGGGAGGTGATCGCGGCAATCTCGACGCCGGGATGCCGCAGCAAGATTTTGAGAAGTTCCCCCGCTGTGTATCCTGAGCCGCCTAAGATGGCAATACGCACTTTCCGCATGATTAGCTCCTTGCAAGCTGTCCAGGGGAGTACAGGCATTATGGTATCGTCCGCAAGGATATCGGGAGTGGGGGAGGCGCTCCGGCAAGGCCAGCTCTCGGTCCGGCAACTGGCGGAGCAGTTCCTGAAGCGCATCGCGGATGCCGAGGGGCAGATTCACGCCTGGGCAGCGGTCGATGCCAGTGGGGCACTCCAGGAGGCGCAACGGCTCGATGAGGAAGCGCAGCGGGGGCACTGGCGCGGTCCCCTCCATGGCATTCCGATCGGCATCAAGGACATCATCGATGTTTTCGATCTGCCCACCGGCTGCGGTTCTCAGCGCTGGGCCAATAGTTATGCGCGCCAGGATGCTCCCATCGTCCGGCAACTGCGCCAGGCCGGCGCTGTCATCCTCGGCAAGACCGTCACCACGCCTTACGCCTACCTCGATCCGCCTCCGACTTGCAACCCCTGGCAGACGGAACGGACTCCCGGCGGCAGCTCCAGCGGCTCAGCGGCGGCTGTAGCGGCGGGAATGGTTCCTCTCGCCTTGGGAAGCCAAACCGGCGGTTCTGTCATCCGTCCGGCTGCTTACTGCGGCATCTGGGCGCTTAAACCGACGTTCGGCCAGCTTTCCACGCGTGGGATTCTGCCCTTAGCCCCCTCCTTGGACCACGTCGGCCTGATGGCGGGTCATCTGGAGGACT
This Thermogemmata fonticola DNA region includes the following protein-coding sequences:
- the argC gene encoding N-acetyl-gamma-glutamyl-phosphate reductase — encoded protein: MRKVRIAILGGSGYTAGELLKILLRHPGVEIAAITSRQKESIADLHPFLYGRLERMCEPFDPDALVAQGVEAAFSCLPHGASMESIPPLLERGIRVIDLSADYRLRDPAVYEQWYKEPHHDLRNLEHAVYGLPEIYGDRIPQARLIANPGCYPQTAILGLAPLVAERWIDLTSIIIDSKSGVSGGGRTPKLTFHFPECNESVSAYGIGVHRHTPEIEQVLSDLAGQSVTVVFTPHLIPMDRGILSTIYAVPTRPITLSQLQELYRSYYRELPFIRLRQQPPATKDTAHSNFLDIFLQPVRGGRLVIVTAEDNLVRGASGVAVQNFNRMFGFAETTALLP